The Nitrospirota bacterium genome includes a region encoding these proteins:
- a CDS encoding demethoxyubiquinone hydroxylase family protein has protein sequence MLSKLPINLEGVSKNNLDKEILRAAMIAELDAVNLYEQMAAMTENNHIKKILMDVAKEEKTHIGEFQTLLLRFDQEQVQELEHGKEEVEELTGKA, from the coding sequence ATGCTATCGAAGCTGCCGATCAATCTCGAGGGTGTAAGCAAGAACAATCTCGACAAAGAGATATTGCGGGCCGCCATGATCGCGGAGCTGGATGCGGTCAACCTTTATGAACAGATGGCGGCGATGACCGAGAACAATCATATCAAGAAGATCCTCATGGACGTGGCGAAAGAGGAAAAGACGCATATCGGGGAGTTCCAGACGCTCCTGCTGCGTTTCGATCAGGAGCAGGTACAGGAGCTCGAGCACGGCAAGGAAGAAGTGGAGGAGTTGACGGGAAAGGCGTAA
- a CDS encoding Hsp20/alpha crystallin family protein, which produces MAKKESKEPAKVEPSRALSPFEEMERRFEEFFGRPLSLSSPSWWPRIRSAGLEEISPNIDIYEEGGDVVVKAELPGMRREDIDVSVTGDVITISGEKKKEEKIEKKNYYRLERAYGSFARSFQLPSEVQTDKAAAKFTDGILEIRVPKTEEAKKKEKKITVE; this is translated from the coding sequence ATGGCAAAGAAGGAATCAAAAGAACCGGCAAAAGTCGAGCCTTCGCGGGCGCTTTCCCCCTTTGAAGAGATGGAGCGCCGCTTCGAGGAGTTCTTCGGGAGACCCCTCTCCCTCTCGAGCCCTTCGTGGTGGCCGCGCATCCGGTCGGCGGGTCTCGAAGAGATCTCGCCGAACATCGACATCTACGAAGAGGGCGGCGATGTGGTCGTCAAGGCGGAGCTCCCGGGCATGAGAAGAGAGGACATCGATGTCAGCGTTACCGGCGACGTGATCACCATCTCGGGAGAAAAGAAGAAAGAGGAGAAGATAGAAAAAAAGAACTATTACCGGCTCGAGCGCGCCTACGGTTCCTTCGCCCGCTCCTTCCAGCTGCCATCGGAGGTGCAGACCGACAAGGCGGCGGCGAAGTTCACCGACGGCATCCTCGAAATAAGAGTGCCGAAGACCGAGGAGGCGAAGAAAAAAGAGAAGAAGATCACCGTCGAGTAA
- a CDS encoding FxsA family protein, whose translation MLFKLFLLFALVPMLELALLIKVGSVVGTLNTIIIVVLTAVIGAYMVKLEGLRVLFKIQRDVRQGVFPAEELIDGAMILVAGALLLTPGFITDVFGLLLIVPPTRAVIRRWVKGYFKRRISPFHFRR comes from the coding sequence ATGCTTTTCAAACTTTTTTTGCTCTTCGCCCTCGTCCCGATGCTCGAGCTCGCCCTCCTGATAAAGGTCGGCTCCGTCGTGGGGACGCTCAACACGATCATTATCGTAGTGCTGACGGCGGTGATCGGCGCCTATATGGTGAAGCTCGAGGGGCTGAGGGTCCTGTTCAAGATACAGAGGGACGTCCGGCAGGGGGTGTTTCCTGCCGAAGAGCTGATCGACGGCGCCATGATTCTCGTTGCAGGGGCGCTGCTGCTCACGCCGGGGTTCATTACCGATGTTTTCGGCCTGCTCCTCATCGTCCCGCCGACACGGGCCGTTATCAGACGATGGGTCAAGGGATATTTCAAGCGGCGTATCTCTCCCTTCCATTTCCGGCGATGA
- a CDS encoding HD domain-containing phosphohydrolase, whose protein sequence is MKKEISYPALRIALLYLLFGGLWVALSDRLLFLLFPDPATLTMFQTYKGEFFVLASTLLLYTSVRRELKARLRLEQSLEQARNQAQRYLDIAAVIMVVIDTDQRVRLINKRGLDILGYRPDEEAELLGRDWFEAVIPPRYRGTMRALFKRLVSGQETVVEYTESAVMTRGGGERMIAWHNTAITDEDGRIIGMLASGDDITEQKQAEAKIQRHLKQLGALRTIDMSITSSLDLRVTLNVFLDQVLTQLGVDAADVLLTNHGQRLEYAAGRGFLYRDVEHSDLYIGEGVAGRAALERRTISILGREEMQEKLVRFPLIAKEGFVSYYGVPLIAKGQVKGVLELFHRSPLTPDNEWLEFLDALASQASIAIDNAELYEDLQSANVELNVAYDATLEGWGRTLEMRDVVTEGHTRRVADMTVRLARAMGLKDSDLVNIRRGALLHDVGKIGIPDRILLKPGPLNAEEWKVMRMHPVYAFELLRHIPYLKYAIDIPYCHHERWDGSGYPRGLKGEQIPLAARIFSVVDVWDAVRSDRPYHPAWPEEEARRYIGSLAGTQLCPRTVEVFLSMEWAPPPAVSVPEQD, encoded by the coding sequence ATGAAAAAGGAAATCAGCTATCCCGCGCTGCGCATTGCGCTGCTCTATCTTCTCTTCGGAGGGTTGTGGGTCGCCCTCTCCGACCGCCTTCTCTTTCTCCTGTTCCCCGACCCTGCCACGCTCACCATGTTCCAGACCTACAAGGGAGAGTTCTTCGTGCTGGCGAGCACGCTGCTGCTCTATACCTCGGTGCGCCGCGAGCTCAAGGCCCGTCTCCGCCTGGAGCAGTCGCTGGAGCAGGCCCGGAACCAGGCGCAGCGGTATCTCGATATCGCCGCGGTCATCATGGTGGTCATCGATACCGATCAGAGGGTGCGTCTCATCAACAAGAGGGGCCTGGATATCCTCGGCTACCGGCCGGATGAAGAGGCGGAGCTGCTCGGCAGGGACTGGTTCGAGGCGGTCATCCCCCCGCGGTACCGGGGGACGATGAGGGCACTGTTCAAGAGGCTGGTGTCGGGGCAGGAGACCGTCGTTGAATACACCGAAAGCGCGGTGATGACCAGAGGCGGCGGCGAAAGGATGATCGCCTGGCACAATACCGCGATCACCGACGAGGACGGCCGTATCATCGGCATGCTTGCTTCCGGCGACGATATCACCGAGCAGAAGCAGGCGGAGGCGAAGATCCAGCGGCATCTAAAACAGCTCGGCGCATTGAGGACGATCGACATGTCCATCACCTCGAGCCTCGACCTGCGGGTGACGCTCAATGTCTTTCTCGACCAGGTGCTCACCCAGCTCGGGGTCGATGCCGCCGACGTACTGCTCACGAACCACGGCCAGCGCCTCGAGTACGCCGCGGGCAGGGGATTCCTCTACCGGGATGTGGAGCACTCGGATCTCTATATCGGGGAGGGCGTTGCGGGCCGGGCCGCCCTGGAGCGCCGCACGATCAGCATTCTCGGCAGGGAAGAGATGCAGGAGAAGCTGGTGCGCTTCCCCCTGATCGCCAAGGAGGGATTCGTCTCCTACTATGGCGTCCCCCTTATCGCCAAGGGGCAGGTGAAAGGGGTGCTCGAGCTCTTCCACCGCTCGCCCCTCACCCCGGACAACGAATGGCTCGAATTCCTCGACGCCCTCGCCTCCCAGGCGTCGATCGCGATCGATAACGCCGAGCTCTACGAAGACCTCCAGAGCGCGAATGTCGAGCTGAACGTCGCGTACGACGCGACGCTGGAAGGCTGGGGACGCACGCTCGAAATGCGCGACGTGGTGACCGAGGGCCATACCCGGCGGGTCGCGGACATGACCGTCCGCCTCGCCCGGGCGATGGGGCTGAAGGACAGCGACCTGGTCAATATACGCAGGGGCGCCCTGCTGCACGATGTCGGGAAGATCGGCATTCCCGACCGCATACTGCTCAAGCCCGGTCCGCTGAATGCCGAGGAGTGGAAGGTCATGCGCATGCACCCGGTCTATGCCTTCGAGCTGCTCAGGCACATTCCGTATCTCAAGTATGCCATCGACATCCCCTATTGCCATCACGAGCGGTGGGACGGGTCCGGGTACCCCCGCGGCCTCAAGGGCGAGCAGATCCCCCTGGCCGCACGCATCTTCTCTGTCGTCGATGTATGGGACGCTGTCCGGAGCGACCGGCCGTACCACCCGGCGTGGCCTGAGGAGGAGGCGCGCCGTTATATCGGCTCGCTCGCGGGTACCCAGCTGTGTCCTCGTACCGTGGAGGTCTTCCTGAGCATGGAATGGGCGCCCCCGCCGGCGGTGAGCGTCCCTGAACAGGACTGA
- the glmS gene encoding glutamine--fructose-6-phosphate transaminase (isomerizing), which produces MCGIVGYVGKRGALPVLIDGLKRLEYRGYDSAGVACMNGNGLEVYKTRGKIKDLESLLPRPLPDARIGLGHTRWATHGIPSSRNAHPHTVGAIAVVHNGIIENYHELRDMLCAEGHAFTSETDTEVIPHLLYRHVRQGRSLPDALREAVAVLKGSFALGIMSDSHPGTLFAVRRGSPLVIGMGDNEHFFASDIPALLPYTNRFVLMEDGTVVTLTATDMILDRLAPGETASVPRQVIEVDWTPAMAEKEGFDHFMLKEIHEQPRTVHDTFSGWPADAEGIFDRLGLSPDMVRGLRRLQIAACGTSYHAALVGRCLIERLARLPVDVEIASEYRYRDPLVERGTLFISITQSGETADTLAAQREAQRRGAGALTICNVLGSTAAREAGGVLYTKAGPEIGVASTKAFTSQMAALSLLSLELGAVRGTLTRKEYASFRTELMTVPAAIREVLQHTAGIRTLAETLTAARSFLYLGRGISYPIALEGALKMKEISYIPAEGYPAGEMKHGPIALIEEGSPVVVIAPRDALFEKILSNIEEVKARGGRVIAVSDHPEALRGKADELLPVPSLHPALTPFITVIPLQLLAYYTAVVRGCEVDQPRNLAKSVTVE; this is translated from the coding sequence ATGTGCGGCATTGTCGGTTATGTCGGGAAGCGGGGGGCTCTTCCCGTGCTTATTGATGGCCTGAAGCGGCTCGAATACCGGGGCTACGATTCTGCAGGCGTCGCCTGCATGAACGGCAACGGTCTCGAGGTCTACAAGACCCGGGGGAAGATAAAGGATCTCGAATCGCTGCTTCCCCGTCCTCTTCCCGACGCGCGGATCGGGCTCGGCCATACACGGTGGGCCACCCACGGCATACCCTCTTCGAGAAACGCCCACCCCCACACAGTGGGCGCCATCGCGGTCGTGCACAACGGCATCATCGAGAATTACCACGAGCTCAGGGACATGCTCTGCGCTGAAGGGCACGCCTTTACTTCGGAAACGGATACCGAGGTCATACCGCACCTGCTCTACCGGCATGTCAGGCAGGGGCGGTCCCTCCCCGATGCCCTTCGGGAAGCGGTGGCTGTTCTGAAGGGTTCCTTTGCCCTCGGGATCATGAGCGACTCCCATCCCGGGACGCTCTTCGCCGTTCGCCGGGGGAGCCCCCTTGTTATCGGGATGGGCGACAATGAGCACTTCTTCGCCTCGGACATTCCCGCCCTCCTTCCCTATACCAACCGGTTCGTTCTTATGGAGGACGGGACCGTCGTTACCCTGACTGCGACGGATATGATCCTCGATCGCCTCGCTCCCGGAGAGACGGCTTCTGTTCCCCGGCAGGTTATCGAGGTCGACTGGACCCCTGCCATGGCCGAAAAAGAGGGATTCGACCACTTCATGCTCAAAGAGATCCATGAACAGCCGAGAACGGTCCACGATACGTTCAGCGGGTGGCCCGCCGATGCAGAAGGAATCTTCGACCGTCTCGGCCTCTCCCCTGACATGGTGCGGGGCCTGCGCCGGCTGCAGATTGCGGCCTGCGGCACTTCGTACCACGCCGCACTGGTCGGACGGTGTTTGATCGAACGCCTCGCGCGGCTGCCCGTCGATGTCGAGATCGCGTCGGAGTACCGGTACAGGGACCCTCTTGTCGAGAGGGGAACGCTCTTCATCTCCATTACCCAGTCCGGAGAGACCGCCGACACCCTCGCCGCTCAGCGCGAGGCGCAGCGCAGGGGAGCGGGAGCGCTCACGATCTGCAACGTGCTCGGCAGCACCGCTGCACGCGAGGCCGGGGGAGTGCTCTATACGAAGGCCGGACCCGAGATCGGGGTCGCATCGACGAAAGCGTTTACATCACAGATGGCGGCACTCTCCCTGCTCTCCCTGGAGCTCGGCGCCGTACGGGGAACCTTGACCCGCAAGGAATACGCATCGTTCAGAACAGAGCTCATGACCGTCCCGGCGGCGATCAGAGAGGTCCTTCAGCATACTGCGGGAATCCGCACGCTCGCGGAAACACTGACGGCAGCCAGAAGTTTTCTCTATCTCGGGAGGGGGATCAGCTATCCCATCGCGCTCGAAGGCGCGCTGAAGATGAAGGAGATATCCTATATCCCTGCCGAGGGCTATCCCGCGGGCGAGATGAAGCACGGCCCCATCGCGCTCATCGAGGAGGGATCTCCCGTGGTCGTGATAGCGCCGCGCGATGCGCTGTTCGAGAAGATCCTCTCGAATATAGAAGAAGTGAAGGCGCGGGGGGGAAGGGTCATCGCCGTGAGCGACCATCCCGAAGCACTGCGCGGCAAAGCGGACGAGCTGCTCCCGGTCCCCTCGCTGCACCCCGCTCTTACTCCCTTTATCACTGTGATCCCTCTGCAGCTCCTCGCGTACTATACCGCTGTAGTGAGGGGGTGCGAGGTCGACCAGCCGAGAAACCTTGCGAAGAGCGTGACCGTGGAGTAA